The Numenius arquata chromosome 7, bNumArq3.hap1.1, whole genome shotgun sequence genome has a window encoding:
- the LOC141466446 gene encoding prostatic acid phosphatase-like encodes MRGRQLVCGIWSLCFMFCLFCVFLHQTTAKRKLKFVSIVFRHGDHTPQEFFPTDKHKEVARQQGYGQLTKLGIQQQYELGQYMRRRYSYFLSVVYRQREIYVQSTDCDHTLMSAQASLAGLYPPTQGQIWNPRILWQPIPVHTVRLSHDNLLYLPFSHCPKYSELLRETFATRDFQRQLKPYRPFLKFLATHTGYPLKKLNTERIWKLSDTLQYEDINNYTLPVWATHGVRTKLIKLSELLLRAEFGFHKQIQKSRLQGGILLKTILKHISDARKPSHQQKMVMYSAHAATIVALQMALNVFNGKLPPYSACHFFELYQEKDGQYTIEMYYRNDTLRDPHPLTLPGCKFRCPLERFTQLVSPVLVRHWTRECRM; translated from the exons ATGAGAGGAAGGCAGCTAGTGTGTGGAATTTGGAGTCTGTGTTTCATGTTCTGCCTTTTCTGCGTCTTTCTTCACCAAACAACagctaaaagaaaactgaagtttgtGTCCATA GTATTTCGCCATGGTGATCATACCCCACAGGAGTTTTTTCCAACTGACAAACATAAAGAAGTTGCAAGGCAGCAGGGATATGGACAGCTTACCAAG CTTGGCATACAGCAACAGTATGAGCTTGGCCAGTACATGCGGAGGAGATACTCTTATTTCCTGAGTGTTGTATACAGGCAGCGTGAG ATTTATGTTCAAAGCACTGACTGCGATCACACGCTTATGAGTGCTCAGGCAAGTCTCGCCGGGCTGTATCCACCAACACAGGGCCAGATTTGGAACCCCAGAATCCTTTGGCAACCAATTCCAGTTCACACGGTACGGCTGTCACATGATAAT ctgctaTACTTACCTTTCTCGCACTGCCCCAAATACAGTGAGCTTCTGAGAGAAACCTTTGCAACAAGGGATTTCCAAAGGCAACTCAAACCGTACAGG CCATTTCTGAAGTTTTTAGCCACGCATACAGGATACCCGTTGAAGAAGTTGAACACTGAAAGAATTTGGAAGCTCTCTGACACTTTACAGTATGAG GATATTAACAATTACACTTTACCTGTTTGGGCTACTCATGGTGTCAGGACCAAGCTGATAAAGCTCTCAGAATTGTTATTGCGGGCGGAATTCGGGTTccacaaacaaatacaaaaatcacgTTTGCAGGGAG GTATTCTTTTAAAAACTATTCTAAAGCATATCTCAGACGCTAGAAAGCCTTCACATCAGCAAAAAATGGTTATGTATTCTGCG CATGCAGCCACCATTGTTGCCTTACAGATGGCACTCAATGTCTTCAATGGGAAACTGCCTCCTTACAGTGCCTGTCATTTTTTTGAACTTTACCAGGAAAAAGATGG GCAATACACCATAGAAATGTACTATCGGAACGATACTTTGAGAGATCCTCACCCCCTCACTCTCCCTGGCTGCAAATTTCGCTGTCCTCTGGAGAGATTTACTCAGTTGGTCTCCCCTGTCCTAGTACGTCATTGGACAAGAGAATGTAGGATGTAG